In Hahella sp. HNIBRBA332, the genomic window ATGCTGGCGGAAACCCGAATGTCGCGATGATCCAGTTGAATGGGCTGCGCGATCACATCCATAAGACGGGAAATGAAGCTGGCGACTTTCTCTGGCGGCGAGATATCTGGAAGTATGATGACGAACTCGTCGCCGCCATAGCGCACAACGGTATCGCTGGCGCGGGCCATGCCGGTGAGTCGCTTGGCGATTACCTTCAGCATGGCGTCGCCGGCGTTATGACCGAGGCTGTCATTGATCAATTTAAACTGGTCAATATCCAGAAATACAATCGCCACTTTGTGTTTGTTGCGGGCGGCGCGCCACAGCTCCTGACCCAGGCGGTCGCGCATCATGTTGCGGTTGGGCAGGCCGGTCAGGTCGTCATGGGTGGCCTGGTACTCCAGTTGTTCCTGATAATGCCGGCTTTCCGTGACGTCGTTGATCACGGCGACAAAATGGGTAAGCATGCGCCGGTCATCGTAGACTGGCGCAATATGCAGCTCATTCCAGAATTGTGAACCGTCTTTGCGTTTATTGCGCAACAGAACGCAGCCTTCCTCCCGGTTGCGAATCAGAAAGTGCAGAGATTCTCTGCGGCGCTCTTCATCAACATCGCTTTGTAGAAAAAACGGGCCCTTCCCCAACACTTCATCGCTGCTATATCCCGTAATACGCTCGAATGCGGGGTTGACATAGACCAGCGGCAGATCAGGGCGGCGCGCATTGAGAATCAGGATGCCGTTGGGGGTGGACTCTACTGCGCGATTGCGCAAGCGCAGCGATTCTTCCGCCTTTTCCCGGGCATGCCGGGTGCGCAGGGAGACAACACCGTAGTAGAGGTCATCCGCGAGCTGTTCAAGCAACTCAATCTCTTCATGGTCGAAAGCTTCCGCATATTCCGAATAAATGACCATGACCCCCAGCGTTTCGGGGGACTTGCCCACGGGTAAGGCGATCATGGACTGGCACAAGAGCGGGTTGTCCGTGTTGGCGGGGAGTCCATAGAGATCTGTCAGGTTATATTGCGTCACAGAGCTGTCCTCGCGAAGCGCGCGGATAACGGGATCATTCTCAGCCAGCGCCAGTCGCAGTCGCTCCTTCATCAATAAAAAGGGCGTCTCGTTTCCGGCCAATATGACATTGCCTGAGGTGTCCAGCCGCCCGTCATCGACCCATCCAAACCAGGCGGTTTGATGGCGACCCACGCCAACCAACTGACGACAGAAGGACTCAATTAAATGCCTTTCGTCATTCTCTCTGACCAAGTGGTGGTCGCAGGCGGTGAGCACCGCCAGCGTGCGGTTACGACGCTGCAACAGGTGTTCTCGTTTACGGTGATCCGTCACGTCATGCAAAGTAATCAGATGCGCCTGGATATCGTTCCAGGGTAACGGTTGCGCTCTCATTTCCGCGATACGCTTGCCGCCTCTGGGAAACTCGACTTCAGCGTAATCGCCTATCAGGCAAGGGAAGCCGAATGACTGACCGATCAACATCTCTTTGGGCTTGCCGAAAATACGCTCCGCCGCCGGGTTGGCGAAGCGAATGACGCCCGCGTCGTCAATCACCAGAATACTGTCCGCTTCAGCTGAAACGAGAGCGCCAAGCCGGTTTTCACTCTGGCGCAGCGCAACTTCATTTTGTTTTTGCTGACTGATATCCGTGACATAGATATTGGCGACTTTCTCCCGAGAGGAGGACGGTCGGTCGCAGGATAGAGTCAGAAGAAAGTGTCGATTGTTGCGCTCCAGCTCCAGCGTCGCCGTGTCTCCTGATTTGATCACCTTGTGCAGGGCGGCGGACCAGGATGAGGGAATCGATTCGCCGATGGCGGTTCCCCACAGCTTGAGAAATTCCGCCGCAGCGTAATTGACGTAGATAATCGCTCCATTGCTGGTTGCGCGCATGATCGGGTGGGGGCTTAAGGTCGCCAGACTGGCCATGGAGCCTATCTGTTCATTGGTTTCCCGGCTGTCAGTGATGTCGCGACCGATGGATTGAAACTCCAGCAGTCGCCCTTGTGAGTCAAAAATCCCTCGGTCCGTCCAAAGCAACCATCGCTGGGCTCCGCGCCCGTCGATAACTCTGCGTTCTTGCTGGCTGACAGGGGAGGACTGAGTAATCCGGCGCATTTGTTCATGAATCACGTTGCGTTCTTCAGGGGGCGACAAGGTGAAGATCGATTTTCCAATCAAGGCGTCTCTGGAAGACCCGAAGTAGCGGCAATATTGCGAATTCACATAAGTGATGGTTCCGTCCGGTTTCCAGCGGCATATCAATTCGGGAATGTCGTCGAGGATGTACTGAAATCGGGCTTCATGAGGAACGGCGAGAAAGGGACCTTTTATGGCGCGCCGCCCGCTGGGAAGGGCTTTGTCAGATCTGGGCCCGGCGTGGGCCTGCGGTTGGCGCAGACGCCCGCTGTTCCTTGTATTTTTCGGCATCCATCTTGGTCCTTATAAGCCCTGAAATCTCTCAGTCGGTCTCAAAAGAATAGGTCAGCTTACTCAATATATCCAAGGCTCACGGGCGTGAAAAATGAGCCGGCGGCCCCGTTGTTATGCGAATGCGGCAGGAGTATTCGTTAAGTGGCGGAAAACGTGACGGATTTATAAATGAAGGGATTCGGCGGCGAGTTTTCGCCGCCGAAAAAAGTGGGAATCAGGCGTTTTTGTTTGCCTGCTCCCGGGCGATAGCGCGGTAAGCGATATCTTTGCGGTAGTACATGTCCAGCCAGTCGATGCGGGCGACCTGTTCATACGCTTTACGTTGCGCTTCGGTGACATCCGCGCCCAAGGCGGTGGCGCACAGTACGCGTCCACCCTGGGTGACGACTTGGCCGTCGCGCAGGGTCGTGCCGGCGTGAAATACTTTGGCGTCAGCCCGGTCTGCGTTCTCCAGTCCGGAGATTACGGCGCCTTTCGCATAGCTGTCCGGATATCCGCCGGCGGCCAACACTACGCCCACGGCGGCGCGCGCGTCCCACTCCGAGGTTTTGCTGTCCAGCGCGCCTTGAGTGGCGGCGATGCACAGTTCAACCAAATCTGACTGCATGCGCATCATGATGGGTTGGGTTTCAGGGTCGCCGAAACGGCAGTTGTACTCAATGACTTTAGGCGCGCCATCCGCGCCGATCATCAAGCCAGCGTACAGGAAGCCCACGTAATCGTTGCCTTCCTGCGCCATGCCCTGCACGGTGGGATAAATCACTTCGCGCATGACGCGCTCATGGACGCTGTCAGTGACGACTGGCGCGGGAGAATAAGCGCCCATGCCGCCGGTATTGGGACCAGTGTCGCCGTCGCCGACGCGTTTGTGATCCTGACTGGTGGCCATAGGCAACACGTGTTTACCGTCCACCATCACGATGAAACTGGCTTCTTCGCCTTCCAGAAATTCTTCAATCACCACGCGGTGCCCTGCGTCGCCGAATTTGGCGTCAGCCAGCATATCACGCACTGCGTCTTCCGCTTCTTCCAGCGTCATCGCGACAATAACGCCTTTGCCTGCGGCAAGGCCGTCCGCTTTCACCACGATCGGAGCGCCCTGTTCGCGCAGGTAGGCGAGAGCGGGCTCAATCTCAGTGAAGCTCTGATAGGCGGCGGTAGGAATATTGTGGCGAGCCAGAAAATCTTTGGTGAAGGCCTTTGAGCCCTCCAGTTGCGCGGCGCCCTGAGAGGGGCCGAAGATGCGCAAACCTTCCGCCTGGAAGCGGTTTACAACACCCGCCACCAATGGGGCTTCTGGACCAACGATAGTGAGCTCCACCTGGTTGTCTTTGGCGAAGGCAATCAGCGCATCGAAGTCGAGCACATCAATCGCCACATTTTCCAGTTTGGGTTCCAGAGCTGTGCCGGCGTTACCTGGCGCGACAAATACGGTGTTTACATAATCCGCCTGCGCCGCTTTCCAGGCCAGGGCGTGTTCCCGGCCGCCGCTGCCGATGACCAAAACATTCATCTGTTTGCTCCACATTTGCGAGCGGAGCCTGACGCTCCGCGGTAATTGGGGTTTAGCGGCTACTCGGACGCTGGTAGCCGCTGGTGCGGAATTAGTGTCGGAAATGGCGCATGCCGGTGAACACCATGGCGATGCCGTGTTCATTGGCTGCGTCGATCACTTCCTGATCGCGCATTGAGCCGCCGGGCTGAATGATCGCCGTAATGCCGGCCGCCGCCGCTGCGTCAACGCTGTCCCGGAACGGGAAGAAGGCGTCTGACGCCATGACCGAGCCTTTGACTTCCAGGTTCTCATCCGCTGCTTTGATACCTGCGATCTTGGCGCTGTATACGCGGCTCATCTGGCCGGCGCCGATGCCGATCGTGCGTCCGCTCTTGGCGTAAACAATGGCGTTGGATTTTACGAACTTGGCGACTTCCCAGGCGAACAGCAGGTCGTTCAGTTCCTGTTCCGTGGGCGCGCGATCCGTCACCATTTTCAGCGCATCCATATTCACCATGCCCAGATCGCGGTCCTGCACCAGCAGGCCGCCAGTGACGCGCTTGAAGTCGAACGCGCTGAGGCGTTCGCCCTGGAACTCTCCGCATTCCAGCACCCGGACATTGGTCTTGGCGGACAGTGCTGCACGGGCTCCCTCGCTGACTTTGGGGGCGATGATCACCTCAACGAACTGGCGGGAAATGATCGCCTCAGCGGTGTCGGCGTCCAGCTCGCGGTTAAAGGCGATAATGCCGCCGAAAGCGGAGGTGGGGTCCGTCGCATAGGCCAGTTCGTAGGCTTGCTTGATGTCTACGCCAATGGCGACGCCGCAAGGATTGGCGTGCTTGACGATAACGCAGGCGGCGTCGGCGAATGGCTTCACGCACTCCAGCGCAGCGTCGGTGTCTGCGATGTTGTTATAGGACAGCTCTTTGCCCTGCAACTGAGTGGCGGTGGAGACAGAGGCCTCGCGCGCATTCGCTTCTACATAAAAGGCGGCGCTTTGGTGAGGATTTTCCCCATAACGGAGATCCTGCTTCTTAATAAACTGCTGATTGAGGGTGCGAGGATAAGCGCTCTCTTCGCTCTGAACCTTCAGGCCGAGATAATTGGCGATGGCTCCGTCGTAGGCGGAAGTGTGTTCAAACGCTTTGACGGCGAGATCAAAGCGGCGAGAGAAAGCCAGGGCGCCGCCATTTGCCTGCAACTCGGCGACAATGTCGTTGTAATCGGAAGGATTAACCACAATCGCTACATCTTTATGGTTTTTCGCCGCAGAACGCACCATTGTCGGCCCGCCGATGTCGATGTTCTCAATCGCATCTTCCAGCGAGCAATTAGGGCGTGCGATGGTGGCTTCGAAAGGATAGAGATTGACGACCACCAGATCGATCTGCGCGATGCCGTGCTCCGTCATCACCGCGTCGTCCTGACCGCGACGGCCCAGAATGCCGCCGTGTACTTTGGGGTGCAATGTTTTCACTCGCCCGTCCATCATTTCCGGGAAACCGGTGTAGTCAGAAACTTCACGCACCGGGACGGATTCCTGCTGCAATAATTTATACGTACCGCCGGTGGACAGGATTTCCACGCCGAGATCAGCCAGGGACTTGGCGAATTCGACGATGCCGGATTTATCGGAAACGCTGATGAGCGCTCGTTTGATCTTCACATTATCTGGGCTGGACATGATAAGTTGATCTCTTGCCTTAGTGCAGAATTATCAGGGTCAGTTACCGAAACGCCAACAGACCCTAGCGTAAAAAAGCTTAGCCTGTTGTGCAAAAAACAAAAGAGGGCTCTTGTGCCGGACATTTCAGAGTTGGATGAGAAATGTCGGCGAGCCCTCTTTTAAAAGATGTGTGATTCAGCGATTACAGTAGGTCGTACTGCTTCAGCTTCTTGCGCAGCGTGCCGCGGTTCAAGCCCAGCAGGACAGAAGCCTTGGTTTGGTTATTGCGGGTGTATTTCAGCACCTGCTCAAGCAGGGGAGCTTCAACTTCGGAAAGCACCATTTGATAGACGTCTTTGACGGGAGCTCCGTCCAGTTGCGCGAAATAGTTCGCCAGCGCTTGATCAACGCTATCGCGCAAAGTCATGGTTTGAGTGGCCGACTGCTCCACGGTCAGTAATTTATTAGCTCCAGAACCGGTTTCTGTTGTAACGATAGATTCTGTAGTCATGCGGCTTTTTCCTCTCCTTCAATACTCAGATGCTCAAAAAAGTGATGGAGTTCATCCAGCTGCGCTTGAGCATCGTTTAAACGATTAAATTGTGACTTGAAAATGGCCCCAATATTTGCGGTTTGCAGATACCAGCCCACATGCTTGCGTGCGATGCGGACGCCTTGGTAGTCACCATAAAACTCGTGTAACGCTTTAATATGACCGATGAGTATCTGCTTAATCTCATCCATTGGCGGTTCCGGTAAGCGCTCTCCGGTAGCGATAAAGTGTTCGATTTCACGGAAAATCCAGGGACGTCCCTGGGCTCCTCTGCCGATCATCAATGCGTCGACGCCGGTGTAATCCAACACATGCCTGGCTTGTTCAACACAGGTAATATCGCCGTTGGCCACCACCGGAATGGATACGCTTTGCTTGATCTCAGCTATAGTGTCGTACTCCGCCGTTCCCTCGTATTTGCACTCGCGGGTTCTGCCGTGCACAGCGAGCGATTGTATGCCGCAATCTTCCGCAATGCGGGCGACAGTCACCCCGTTCCGGCTTTGCCGGCTCCATCCGGTACGTATTTTCAGTGTCACCGG contains:
- a CDS encoding EAL domain-containing protein codes for the protein MPKNTRNSGRLRQPQAHAGPRSDKALPSGRRAIKGPFLAVPHEARFQYILDDIPELICRWKPDGTITYVNSQYCRYFGSSRDALIGKSIFTLSPPEERNVIHEQMRRITQSSPVSQQERRVIDGRGAQRWLLWTDRGIFDSQGRLLEFQSIGRDITDSRETNEQIGSMASLATLSPHPIMRATSNGAIIYVNYAAAEFLKLWGTAIGESIPSSWSAALHKVIKSGDTATLELERNNRHFLLTLSCDRPSSSREKVANIYVTDISQQKQNEVALRQSENRLGALVSAEADSILVIDDAGVIRFANPAAERIFGKPKEMLIGQSFGFPCLIGDYAEVEFPRGGKRIAEMRAQPLPWNDIQAHLITLHDVTDHRKREHLLQRRNRTLAVLTACDHHLVRENDERHLIESFCRQLVGVGRHQTAWFGWVDDGRLDTSGNVILAGNETPFLLMKERLRLALAENDPVIRALREDSSVTQYNLTDLYGLPANTDNPLLCQSMIALPVGKSPETLGVMVIYSEYAEAFDHEEIELLEQLADDLYYGVVSLRTRHAREKAEESLRLRNRAVESTPNGILILNARRPDLPLVYVNPAFERITGYSSDEVLGKGPFFLQSDVDEERRRESLHFLIRNREEGCVLLRNKRKDGSQFWNELHIAPVYDDRRMLTHFVAVINDVTESRHYQEQLEYQATHDDLTGLPNRNMMRDRLGQELWRAARNKHKVAIVFLDIDQFKLINDSLGHNAGDAMLKVIAKRLTGMARASDTVVRYGGDEFVIILPDISPPEKVASFISRLMDVIAQPIQLDHRDIRVSASIGVSIYPQDGDHPEVLIKNADIAMYLAKEEGRNRFHFFTEDLNKTAMERLDLEVRLRAALEKQQFHLEYQPQVDLRSGVITGVEALLRWHEPELGDIPPGKFIPIAEETGLIGAIGEWVLHAACVQAKAWSDLVAHPLTMSINLSAKQLTMARFESALHSILTDTGVDCRHIEIELTESAIMRNVDEMRERLNILKEQGLKLAVDDFGVGYSSFSHLRSFSFDRLKLDITFVRDITTDPNTASIARTVMSMARTMHMQVVAEGIETEAQLRYLQRLGCDVGQGFFLGRPACAPNIEALLASPRIRSVRPPPSTAARNLLVLDDEMNVGSAIKRLLRHQFNVFHATTSRQAFDIMARTPIQVVISDQRMPDMSGTEFLNRVKELHPNAIRLILTGYVDMETITEAVNKGWIFKFLTKPWQDDKLQQVVTEAFEQYEKEHQTRLLDTASGVSDAARA
- the purD gene encoding phosphoribosylamine--glycine ligase, whose translation is MNVLVIGSGGREHALAWKAAQADYVNTVFVAPGNAGTALEPKLENVAIDVLDFDALIAFAKDNQVELTIVGPEAPLVAGVVNRFQAEGLRIFGPSQGAAQLEGSKAFTKDFLARHNIPTAAYQSFTEIEPALAYLREQGAPIVVKADGLAAGKGVIVAMTLEEAEDAVRDMLADAKFGDAGHRVVIEEFLEGEEASFIVMVDGKHVLPMATSQDHKRVGDGDTGPNTGGMGAYSPAPVVTDSVHERVMREVIYPTVQGMAQEGNDYVGFLYAGLMIGADGAPKVIEYNCRFGDPETQPIMMRMQSDLVELCIAATQGALDSKTSEWDARAAVGVVLAAGGYPDSYAKGAVISGLENADRADAKVFHAGTTLRDGQVVTQGGRVLCATALGADVTEAQRKAYEQVARIDWLDMYYRKDIAYRAIAREQANKNA
- the purH gene encoding bifunctional phosphoribosylaminoimidazolecarboxamide formyltransferase/IMP cyclohydrolase codes for the protein MSSPDNVKIKRALISVSDKSGIVEFAKSLADLGVEILSTGGTYKLLQQESVPVREVSDYTGFPEMMDGRVKTLHPKVHGGILGRRGQDDAVMTEHGIAQIDLVVVNLYPFEATIARPNCSLEDAIENIDIGGPTMVRSAAKNHKDVAIVVNPSDYNDIVAELQANGGALAFSRRFDLAVKAFEHTSAYDGAIANYLGLKVQSEESAYPRTLNQQFIKKQDLRYGENPHQSAAFYVEANAREASVSTATQLQGKELSYNNIADTDAALECVKPFADAACVIVKHANPCGVAIGVDIKQAYELAYATDPTSAFGGIIAFNRELDADTAEAIISRQFVEVIIAPKVSEGARAALSAKTNVRVLECGEFQGERLSAFDFKRVTGGLLVQDRDLGMVNMDALKMVTDRAPTEQELNDLLFAWEVAKFVKSNAIVYAKSGRTIGIGAGQMSRVYSAKIAGIKAADENLEVKGSVMASDAFFPFRDSVDAAAAAGITAIIQPGGSMRDQEVIDAANEHGIAMVFTGMRHFRH
- the fis gene encoding DNA-binding transcriptional regulator Fis, which encodes MTTESIVTTETGSGANKLLTVEQSATQTMTLRDSVDQALANYFAQLDGAPVKDVYQMVLSEVEAPLLEQVLKYTRNNQTKASVLLGLNRGTLRKKLKQYDLL
- the dusB gene encoding tRNA dihydrouridine synthase DusB — encoded protein: MTRAEAAVKIGPYELRNNLILAPMAGVTDRPFRLLCRSLGAGLAVSEMMAANPDLRDTRKSRLRMDHDGEGEPIAVQIAGAEPEMLAEAARYNVEHGAQIIDINMGCPAKKVCNKAAGSALLRDEALVKDILTAVVSAVSVPVTLKIRTGWSRQSRNGVTVARIAEDCGIQSLAVHGRTRECKYEGTAEYDTIAEIKQSVSIPVVANGDITCVEQARHVLDYTGVDALMIGRGAQGRPWIFREIEHFIATGERLPEPPMDEIKQILIGHIKALHEFYGDYQGVRIARKHVGWYLQTANIGAIFKSQFNRLNDAQAQLDELHHFFEHLSIEGEEKAA